One genomic segment of Manis javanica isolate MJ-LG chromosome 7, MJ_LKY, whole genome shotgun sequence includes these proteins:
- the LOC140850348 gene encoding LOW QUALITY PROTEIN: inositol 1,4,5-trisphosphate receptor-interacting protein-like (The sequence of the model RefSeq protein was modified relative to this genomic sequence to represent the inferred CDS: deleted 2 bases in 1 codon), which translates to MALELFRVCLVVVTAIVNHPLLFPRENTTVPENEEEIIHSMQVYQEKLQLEQLRLEEEMARLAAEKEALEQVAEEGRPQNENRMAWDLWSTLCMILFLVIELWRQDHQDGPSPECLGSTEDELPGLEGASLRGLTLPNKAMLDHFHERCIRGATADAARTREFVEGFVDDLLEALRSLCNRDTDMEVEDFIGVDSMYENWQVDRPLQCKLFVPFTPPEPYHFHPELWCSGHSVPLDRQGYGQIKVVRADEDMLGCICGKTKLGEDMLCLLHSKNNSVQPGCKAEDPLCARDSPYLDSVQVMKWFQTALTRAWHRIAHKYEFDLAFNQLDTPGSLKIRFRSGKFMPFNVIPVIHCDDSDLYFVSHLPREPSGGTPASGTDWLLSFAVYERHFLRTMSKRLPEGACHLTCLQITSFLLSKQSRLTGPSGLGSYHVKTALLHLLLSRQAADWKAGQLDVRLHELLCFLEKSLLEKKLHHFFIGNRKVPETVGLPEAILRAEPLNLFRPLILQRSLYRKTVDSFYELLKNAPALISEYSLHIPSDCQPAPKSYCLIAHPGPRTHVHTLGVSAGPVLGEWQALLGALVPREARTYGAGETEFQARSWIAFMPWESAGEALSGFGDQCLQLAFGSPRMATMMTEHSGH; encoded by the exons ATGGCACTGGAGCTCTTCCGGGTGTGTCTGGTGGTGGTGACAGCCATCGTCAACCACCCTCTGCTGTTCCCTCGGGAGAACACCACCGTGCCCGAGAATGAGGAGGAGATCATCCACAGCATGCAGGTGTACCAGGAGAAGCTGCAGCTGGAGCAGCTACGCCTGGAGGAGGAGATGGCGCGGCTGGCAGCGGAGAAGGAGGCCCTGGAGCAGGTGGCGGAGGAGGGCCGGCCACAGAATGAGAACCGCATGGCCTGGGACCTGTGGAGCACCCTCTGCATGATCCTCTTCCTGGTGATCGAGTTGTGGCGGCAGGACCACCAAGACGGGCCCTCACCCGAGTGCCTGGGCAGCACTGAGGACGAGCTGCCTGGCCTGGAGGGTGCATCCCTCCGGGGCCTCACCCTGCCCAACAAGGCCATGCTCGACCACTTTCATGAGCGTTGCATACGGGGAGCCACAGCTGATGCGGCTCGTACCCGCGAGTTTGTGGAAGGCTTCGTGGATGACTTGCTGGAAGCTCTGAGAAGCCTCTGCAACCGGGACACAGACATGGAGGTGGAGGATTTCATTGGCGTGGACAGCATGTATGAGAACTGGCAGGTGGACAGGCCACTGCAGTGCAAACTCTTTGTGCCCTTCACACCCCCAGAGCCCTACCACTTCCATCCAGAGCTCTGGTGCTCTGGCCACTCCGTGCCCTTGGATCGCCAGGGTTATGGCCAGATTAAGGTGGTCCGGGCCGACGAGGATATGCTGGGCTGCATCTGCGGCAAGACCAAACTTGGGGAGGACATGCTGTGTCTCCTCCACAGCAAAAACAACTCGGTGCAGCCTGGCTGCAAGGCAGAAGACCCACTGTGTGCCCGAGATTCCCCATATCTAGACTCAGTGCAGGTCATGAAGTGGTTTCAGACAGCCCTCACCAGAGCCTGGCACCGCATTGCCCACAAATACGAGTTCGACCTGGCCTTTAACCAGCTGGACACCCCAGGGTCCCTCAAGATCAGGTTCCGCTCAGGCAAGTTCATGCCCTTCAACGTGATTCCTGTGATCCATTGTGATGACTCAGACCTGTACTTTGTCTCCCACCTTCCCAGGGAGCCCTCTGGGGGAACCCCAGCGTCCGGCACTGACTGGCTCTTGTCCTTCGCTGTCTATGAGCGACACTTCCTTAGGACAATGTCAAAGAGGCTGCCTGAGGGTGCCTGCCACCTCACCTGCTTGCAGATCACCTCCTTCCTGCTCTCCAAGCAGAGCCGCCTGACCGGCCCCAGTGGACTTGGCAGCTACCACGTGAAGACAGCCCTGTTGCACCTCCTGCTCTCCCGGCAGGCCGCTGACTGGAAGGCTGGGCAGCTGGATGTGCGTCTGCATGAGCTGCTCTGCTTCCTGGAGAAAAGCCTGCTCGAGAAGAAGCTCCATCACTTCTTTATTGGCAACCGAAAGGTGCCCGAGACCGTGGGACTGCCCGAGGCCATTCTCAGGGCCGAGCCTCTCAACCTCTTCCGGCCGCTCATCCTGCAGCGAAGTCTCTACCGCAAGACGGTGGACTCTTTCTATGAGCTGCTCAAGAATGCACCAGCACTCATTAGCGAGTATTCCCTACATATCCCCTCAGAC TGCCAGCCTGCTCCAAAAAGCTACTGTCTTATAGCGCATCCAGGACCCAGGACCCACGTCCACACCTTGGGGGTATCAGCAGGCCCCGTCCTGGGAGAATGGCAGGCTTTGCTGGGAGCCTTGGTTCCCAGAGAAGCCAGGACCTATGGTGCAGGGGAAACAGAATTCCAAGCCAGAAGCTGGATTGCTTTCATGCCATGGGAGTCTGCTGGTGAGGCTTTGTCTGGGTTTGGAGACCAATGCTTACAGCTTGCTTTTGGATCCCCACGAATGGCCACGATGATGACAGAACACTCTGGACACTGA